Proteins encoded by one window of Burkholderia plantarii:
- the flgL gene encoding flagellar hook-associated protein FlgL, translating to MRIATSQFYTQNIELMNNQESQLSELYQQVASGNTLLTAADDPLGAAQAVQLSATSATLAQYSSNQSSALSSLQLEDKTLSSVTSVLNSVIPSLTGAINGTLSDSDRSALAAQLQGQRDTLLQLANTTDGTGNYLFAGLQSGNQPFTNSPSGGVTYSGDTGQRTVQISDSVSVSIGDSGNSVFTSVPALGSLAVPASNPNNTGTGTIGVITGGTPGDPTNNHAFTVTFGGTASAPTYTVTDNSTTPPTVGAAQTYTAGSAIKIGSQSMIVSGNPAPGDTFTLTPATQAGGDMIGALDAAIAALKQPVGSGAAASATLNNALTTALTKMQNAVANVTTVQASVGGREQEVQSMQTITSTNSLQITSNLTDITQANMPAAITQLLQVQNSLTAAQEAFSKVQGLSLFQFLN from the coding sequence ATGCGCATCGCGACCTCGCAGTTTTATACGCAGAACATCGAGCTGATGAACAACCAGGAGTCACAGCTCTCGGAACTCTATCAACAGGTGGCGAGCGGCAACACGCTGCTCACCGCCGCCGACGACCCGCTCGGCGCCGCCCAGGCGGTGCAGCTGTCGGCCACCTCGGCCACGCTCGCGCAGTATTCGTCGAACCAGTCGTCGGCGCTGTCCTCGCTGCAGCTCGAGGACAAGACGCTGTCGAGCGTGACGAGCGTGCTGAACTCGGTGATCCCGTCGCTGACGGGCGCCATCAACGGCACGCTGTCGGACAGCGACCGCTCGGCGCTCGCCGCGCAGCTGCAGGGCCAGCGCGACACGCTGCTGCAACTGGCCAATACCACCGACGGCACCGGCAACTACCTGTTCGCGGGCCTGCAGAGCGGCAACCAGCCGTTCACGAACTCGCCGTCCGGCGGCGTTACGTACTCGGGCGACACCGGCCAGCGCACGGTGCAGATCTCCGATTCGGTCAGCGTGTCGATCGGCGACAGCGGCAACAGCGTGTTCACTTCGGTGCCGGCGCTCGGCAGCCTCGCGGTGCCGGCCAGCAACCCGAACAACACGGGCACCGGCACGATCGGCGTGATCACGGGCGGCACGCCGGGCGATCCGACCAACAACCACGCGTTCACGGTCACGTTCGGCGGCACCGCCAGCGCGCCGACCTACACGGTCACCGACAATTCGACCACGCCGCCCACGGTCGGCGCCGCGCAGACCTACACGGCCGGCAGCGCGATCAAGATCGGCAGCCAGAGCATGATCGTCTCGGGCAACCCGGCGCCGGGCGATACCTTCACGCTGACGCCGGCCACCCAGGCCGGCGGCGACATGATCGGCGCGCTCGACGCGGCGATCGCGGCGCTCAAGCAGCCGGTGGGCAGCGGCGCGGCGGCCAGCGCCACGCTCAACAACGCGCTGACCACGGCGCTGACCAAGATGCAGAACGCGGTGGCCAACGTCACCACGGTGCAGGCCTCGGTGGGCGGCCGCGAGCAGGAAGTGCAGTCGATGCAGACCATCACCAGCACCAACTCGCTGCAGATCACCAGCAACCTGACCGACATCACGCAGGCCAACATGCCGGCCGCGATCACCCAGCTGCTGCAGGTGCAGAATTCGCTGACCGCGGCGCAGGAAGCGTTCTCGAAGGTGCAGGGCCTGTCGCTGTTCCAGTTTTTGAACTGA
- the flgK gene encoding flagellar hook-associated protein FlgK, which produces MSNLLNIGLSGINAAQWGINTTGQNISNQATPGYSVERVVYAESDGQYTTNGFLPTGVSTVTVQRQYSQYLSDQLNTAKTASSSLSTYSQLVATLNNYIGSPTGGVASAISTFFSGLQNVSSSAASRQTAISDAATLANQLTSAGAEFDSLRTSVNTQLQSAVTQVNSLTTQIAQLNQQITVASQGGQPPNQLLDQRDQAVATLQTVVGVQVVQSNGNYNVQMANGQPLVVGNTSYEMSTVPSPSDPSELTIGLRNTAAGSGAAGQVQVLSDSNITGGTIGGLLQFRSQTLDPAQAQLGAIAVSFASQVNAQNALGIDANGNVGGNLFTVPAPQSIANTDNTGDATLSASFANGQQPPTSDYTLSYDGTNYTLKDRYSGSVIGTATSLPATIGGLDLSVDDATKLKPGDSFTIEPSRNALDGFASVGTANTIAAAAPVLATRGTGNTGSATISQGTVTAGYQMPSSTTTLTYDAASKSLSGFPAGTTVTINTTPPTSYPITGTTTQVPYDSSAGASLTITSTTQPPPSGVMNNVSVQISGTPGDGDTFKIAPGGASNDNRNAQAMSNLVSSKTFDGGSTTLTTAYGSYVNNIGNTAAQLAAASTAQTALVSQITSQQQSVSGVNQDEEAVNLMQYQQMYQANAKVIQTASTLFSTLLGIFN; this is translated from the coding sequence ATGAGCAACCTTCTGAACATCGGTCTCAGCGGCATCAACGCCGCGCAGTGGGGCATCAACACGACCGGCCAGAACATCAGCAACCAGGCCACGCCCGGTTACTCGGTCGAGCGCGTGGTGTATGCCGAATCCGACGGCCAGTACACCACGAACGGCTTCCTGCCGACCGGCGTCTCCACCGTCACGGTGCAGCGTCAGTACAGCCAGTACCTGTCCGACCAGCTCAACACCGCGAAGACCGCGAGCAGCTCGCTGTCCACCTATTCGCAGCTGGTCGCGACGCTGAACAACTACATCGGCAGCCCGACGGGCGGCGTCGCCTCGGCGATCTCGACGTTCTTCAGCGGGCTGCAGAACGTGAGCTCGAGCGCCGCCTCGCGGCAGACCGCGATCAGCGATGCCGCGACGCTGGCCAACCAGCTGACCTCGGCCGGCGCGGAGTTCGACTCGCTGCGCACCAGCGTGAACACGCAGCTGCAAAGCGCGGTCACGCAGGTCAATTCGCTGACCACCCAGATCGCCCAGCTGAACCAGCAGATCACGGTGGCGAGCCAGGGCGGCCAGCCGCCGAACCAGCTGCTCGACCAGCGCGACCAGGCGGTGGCGACGCTGCAGACCGTCGTCGGCGTGCAGGTGGTGCAGAGCAACGGCAACTACAACGTGCAGATGGCCAACGGCCAGCCGCTGGTGGTGGGCAACACCAGCTACGAGATGTCGACGGTGCCGTCGCCGTCCGATCCGAGCGAGCTGACCATCGGCCTGCGGAACACCGCGGCCGGTTCGGGCGCGGCGGGCCAGGTGCAGGTGCTGTCCGACAGCAACATCACGGGCGGCACGATCGGCGGCCTGCTGCAGTTCCGCAGCCAGACGCTCGACCCGGCCCAGGCGCAGCTCGGCGCGATCGCGGTCAGCTTCGCCTCGCAGGTGAACGCGCAGAACGCGCTCGGCATCGACGCGAACGGCAACGTGGGCGGCAACCTGTTCACGGTGCCCGCGCCGCAGAGCATCGCCAACACCGACAACACCGGCGACGCCACGCTCTCGGCGAGCTTCGCCAACGGCCAGCAGCCGCCGACGAGCGACTACACGCTGTCCTACGACGGCACCAATTACACGCTGAAGGACCGTTACTCGGGCAGCGTGATCGGCACCGCCACCTCGCTGCCCGCCACCATCGGCGGCCTCGACCTGTCGGTCGACGACGCCACCAAGCTGAAACCAGGCGACTCGTTTACGATCGAGCCCTCGCGCAACGCGCTCGACGGCTTCGCATCGGTGGGCACCGCCAACACGATCGCGGCCGCCGCGCCGGTACTCGCCACGCGGGGCACCGGCAACACCGGTTCGGCCACCATCTCGCAGGGCACCGTCACGGCCGGCTACCAGATGCCGTCGAGCACCACCACGCTGACCTACGACGCGGCCTCGAAGTCGCTGTCGGGCTTTCCGGCCGGCACCACGGTCACCATCAACACCACGCCGCCGACCAGCTACCCGATCACCGGCACCACCACCCAGGTGCCCTACGATTCGAGCGCCGGCGCGTCGCTGACCATCACCAGCACCACGCAGCCGCCGCCCTCGGGCGTGATGAACAACGTGTCGGTGCAGATCTCCGGCACGCCCGGCGACGGCGACACGTTCAAGATCGCACCAGGCGGCGCCAGCAACGACAACCGCAACGCGCAGGCGATGTCGAACCTCGTCAGCTCGAAGACGTTCGACGGCGGCTCGACCACGCTGACCACCGCCTACGGTTCCTACGTGAACAACATCGGCAACACCGCCGCGCAGCTTGCCGCGGCGAGCACGGCACAGACCGCGCTCGTCAGCCAGATCACGTCGCAGCAACAGTCGGTGTCGGGCGTGAACCAGGACGAGGAAGCCGTGAACCTGATGCAATACCAGCAGATGTACCAGGCCAACGCCAAGGTGATCCAGACCGCCTCGACGCTGTTCAGCACGCTGCTCGGCATCTTCAACTGA